The genomic window GAGATGTAAATCCTGTAATGCTTGACCTGTGTGAATGAAGGTTATTGGAGGTTTATAGTACAATGTAGTACTAgtactttattttgtttaatcaaaTGCTTACACATGAAGCCAGTCATAATTTTAGCCTGTTAACATTAAATGTCAATTTAGCTACctcattttaaatattatatgtgCCATATGGACTTAGCATAATCTTTTCAAAGAGTAGACATTCTAATATACAAACTGGTCttttatttttgtagttttataaagctttaaatatgAATGTGAGGCCCATTGTGTTTATTGTTGTCGTTGTATGCTGTACGGTTGCAGGATGGATTATTGGACACCATACACTTATTCGAGTGAATAATGAAAATGGTCAATCCGAAAATGGACAAGTGACGGAAAAGACCAGCTCTGTTGAACAAAAGAAAATGTtgaaacagggagataactctatacaAAATCAAACATCTACCATAATGGGAGGTAActtaaatgaaaatcaaatatctacTTTAAAGGGAGGTAACTTAAATCAAAATCAACAGATctctgtaaaacaaaataaaaaatcttctGGAAATAATGGAAATTCCTTGATGAACACTGTTGTAAATAATGATAAGATTATTAACAGTATTAAAAACAGTGAgggaagaaaaacaaataaaaagccTTTTTTTATATCAGCTGTAAAAGCTAAACTGCAGCCTAATGCCAAAAACATTCAACAAGCAATAAGAAAAGCTAAGCCTGTTGTCACAGATGTAAATGTAAACAATGGTTTAAAAGTGTACTCTCATAATGGAAATGATTGGACTCCTGATAATGGCATTTGTCAAACAAAAGATCACTTCATAAAAGCTTCATTGATAAATTCCTGGGGTAATACACCAATTTATATTCATAGTCCACTTGATGACAAATGGGTCAGTGGGGACCTGATGAAAAGTGGACATTGGGAAGGAGAATTAGTGAATCTAGTGTCGCGACTTCTCCAACAAGATAATGATTTACAGTTTGTAGACTTGGGAGCTAACATTGGAGTGTTTGCGTTGTCTATAGCAAAACTGGGAAGGAGTGTGATAGCAGTTGAACCATTGTCGATTAATTTACAGAGATTATGTAAGTCTGTGGAATCTGGTGTTTCATCGGATGGCAAGCCATTTTCTGATAAAATCActattatacacaatgctttatCAGATACTCGTGAAAAAGTTGAGCTTGGTAAAGATTTTCAAAATGTAGGCGGAACATACGTCTTGAAAGATAGTAATGAGAGAAAAGTTCAGGGTAGTACAATTACTGGAAAATACAAAGATGTTGTTATGACAGCCAAATTGGATGACATCCTTCAACTTCCAAATTTCgattttaaaaaagtaattctAAAAATTGACGTTGAAGGATATGAAACAAAAGTTTTTAATGGTGGAAACAAATTTTTCGATACTGTAGATGTTAAAGCTGTTCTTATGGAATGGCGCTGGCACGAAGGAGCTCAAGATTTACAACAGCTGTTGGATTTCTTTTTGAAACGGAATTATAAAGCATACAATCCCAAAGCTAATCCACTAATTCAACTTAAACCAGAAAATGCTCAGAGATGGCCAGGAGATGTTTTGTGGAAAAAGTAAATTGTGCTATGGGGAGGCATGTTGTATTTTGATGGCATTATTTGTGTGcagcatatatatatactgaaatCTTATTAATTCATCTAGcttgttttgttcattgttcaaCATTCTAGTCGTAAATGCACACTTACTCTTAAACTGACAAGGGAATTTCAAAAAGCCTTGACAATTTATATACATTCCAGTTCCAAATGAAAGCTTCAAAGCCTATTGATTTTTTTGGACTATTCAGTTTTGAAAAAGAGAAATTCagtaaaaaagtttaatttaataTGGGGTAGGGATATATTCTCCATGTAGCTTATattatatgacattttttttcctAATCTTATTTcattccaaaattccaaatactACCATGACTACTGCagcagttttattttatttttataaaaacatgCTGTAACTTTTTCTTTCTCTCTACAATTTAATCATAATtactttatataatattttcaacTTTCCTATGCAAAATACCTTTCCAGAAGAGAGACAACTCTTGCACTTAAAAGACATAGAGGACATGTAGGAGGCAAGATTTGCCAATAATGAAGATAGAAAATGATTTATTATAGAAATATAAGAGTTTTACCTTGCAATGACTGTATTtcaggttaaaaaaaaccaaagtacACCAAACATTGCCAAAtcatttcaacaattttaaagCTATTACTTTCCTTAAAATATGTCATTGTGTATTGGCATTGTTCATTTTTTATGTATTAAATAATTGTTGTTCATTGCTGTTGATTGACATCATAAGATGACAATTTGTTTACACACAAAAAGTATTGATGTTTTGAAAAAGagcatacatttttatattagacatgttagaaggatTAGCATGGTTGATCATGATTAggaagttatttattttctatgttgatTTTTGACATGCAGTTTTACACAAATTTACTTATTGAAATAATTCTGTAAGCTCAGGttgtatgtattatttttgaaataatgttaaatttaatATGAAGTGATGTACTGTTTTTGTTTAGTACAttctttgatatttattttgtacacTTGACATGTTTGATTGATGAGTTGTTTTTTGCTACAAGTCTAGATTTTGTACTGTTGATTCAGCACAAATATGAATTGAATTTTAAGACttctattattttcaattttgatttttgtccTCAAGTGCCCTTTGTCtacattatgtacatgtacatttgtatgacTTGGAAGTAGTTGTATTAATTATTGTCTGTTTATATTGAAAAGTATTAACTTTTGCAATACTCATTACTGTTCTATGCTAAGCTTGTGTCTGACCAAAGTTTTCTGGACAagcttagggacgacatcaaaagttcaatgtaggataaaaaaacttaattcacatagttttttcactgacccccccaccccccctcttaacttaatttaggaaaaattgatttaccaatagggatatatgtaaaaatcgattttagatatacaaaacttacagaattttaaccccccacccccaaactatttgatttaagttttttatcttacatcgatcttttgatgtcatcccttatattttcatttaacatgtttaacaagaTAATGTTTAAGGTATACATATAACCCACCCTACACCAAATtgctgtacatgtacatgtaaaaaagcTTTACAAATTTTGTACTTAAAATTATTTTGACATAACTCTCTTTTGCTATGCATGTACATACATtgacatatacatttatatgtctAGCTTTTACCTATTATTCAAGAATTACGTCattttcatatacatgatatacaatcAAAAGTCCTTCCTATTTGGAATGCCAACATATTCTGTGTTGTTCAGATAATAAGACCCTCAAAATATTGAAGTTTTTAAGTTGGATTTTATTAGCGTCATAactaattcaaaattcaaaatagagGGCATGGCTCCCAACAATCATTTTAGTGCATACACCTGCTCTTATAGTTCTTTTGGATGCATTTTTGTTTCTGATAGAAATAAAAAGTACTATTGAAGTCTAATAACCCCAAGATTTTCATTAGTGAACACTTTGTTTTGAAGTTTTAAGTGTGATGGTGTTATTATTGAATTTGCATTTATCATGTCTATTTTATACTTAATTattattaatcaaatatattttactttaaatacatgtattaaatacattttactttaattaaatattttggtTTTGGGTAATATAATATaccagtattatttattttttacatctaTTTTCACTTTATCGTATACTCCATGACAAATTAGTGAAAATACTCAATTTATCATCAGGATCATGAAATACAGAAACAACTGATGacactataatcatgataataagtTTGTACATAAAATAGTTAAGATGTGTTCACAGCTTTGTATTAGATGAAATGAattagccgtttcagaatctaaaggactatgggtaatttcattgttcgtaccccaaaatgaaaataacgtcacgacattggttgaatttccattgttttggacgttttcaaccaatcacgacgtttcagtgtacatttttgaaaatattacccagaatgcattagattctgaaacggcgaattggaATATGTATTTGgtgcattttatttttagaataaaaaaaatgcataacatGCCATGATTCATGTTTAATTTTGCCATAGGTAAGTCTTATATTTTCTTGATCTTCCAACTTGATACCCTTTGCTTAGCTGCTCTCTTTTGTGGGTGTAGGGTTATTTACCAAAATTTGGCCTACCTGTAGTAATTTCTGTTACCTTACACATGATTCCAAATTTATTGATATTTGgtgaaaaatgtaaacaaaaaaataaatatagttataggaagatgtggtatgagtgccaatgagacaactctccatccatgtcacaatttgtaaaagttaaccattataggtcaaggtatggtcttcaacagGGAACCTTGGATCACACCAAACAGCCAGCTTTAAAGGACCcaaaaatacataatacatgtattttaaataattttaaaattttgaggttttgttaatctaaaatctaaaataaacttatCCAACAAGTGTTGTAATAGTCAgaaaataaatacattaaaagAACTGTAAGCAAAGCTTGTAAAAAGACACCCAAGCTTTGGTCATGgtgattaaaatcaaaatagGATATGCACAACATCATTATTAGTTCAGGAGGAGAGGGTGTTTAAATGTGAACTGTGCAGCCATATTGTTTTCTGAAAGAAACAggtgaaacatataaaaaaaaattagaggtGCACAGAAGTCATTTTACTACATGAGTGtaataaattttcaataaatagtAATAAGGAGATACAAGGAATTACAGATTCAAATTGGAATGCTTTAGCAAAATCCATTCTTTAATAGGGGGAAAACACTCCCTCCCCCCTCAATATactgaacaaaaaacaaaataggaaGTCCATAATAGCTTTGTGTGGTTAAATGGTTGCAAGAACATTGTAATGAGGGATTTAGAAGGAGTGTAGGAAATAAAAAAGGTATATCCTTCAAATAAAGCCATGTCAATGTCTACATTCTGAGAAAAAGCAAAATAGATGGAAGATGATAGCATTATATGAATTGTGAAAAAGATTCAATGATTTGTAATGATTGATAAGAAGAGTTCTGAACAAAATAAGTCATTTAATAAAAGTAGAGGTAAAATCCTGTAAGTGCACATAAGCATTCCATGGCTTAGATTACCAGTTGTTAAAATAATGGGATAAACGTGTTTAAAAGTTGTGAATACAACATATGTACTTCTCATATCAAGCAATGGTAAAATCCAACAAGAGttcaaaaactgaaatatttcgacttttttatgccccacctacgatagaagaggggcgtTATGTTTTCCGGTCtgtgtccgtccgttcgttattccgtccatctgtcccgcttcaggttaaagtttttgatcgaggtagtttttgatgaatttgaagtccaatctacttgaatcttagtacacatgttccctatgatatgatctttctaattttgatgtcaaattacagatttttccacattttcacggtccattgaacagaGAAAACGCTAGTTCaaatgaggcatccgtgtactttggaaaCTTTCTTGTTTATTATCAATGTTCAAACCAAGGGTTTGAACATtgatagtattaaaaaaaaatccgataaaaaacgttgattGTAAATGATATCAAACTCCAAAGACATATATTTTAGGACTAGGAATCGACTATGGGTTATtggctttgcacattgttgaaggccatacagtgaccaatagttgataatttctgtttcACATTGGTCTCTTATTGgcaataatactttttttatactacatttaacatgatcaaagaaaatgagttcaaggtcacaTTAACCAAACgagaaatattaaaattatacatgtacacctaacaaccattcaatacacaaaatatatattgttGAACTATTATGCTCATACTAgtagtttctaaaaaaaaaagacttaaccaagaaaactagaTATTGACCAACGAACCATGAAAAGGCAGTCAATATTAGATGAACCATGTTAGGCAGACATGTTCAGCTTACAATACTTACATACAACAAATGAATTATAACCtaaatttttctttattctaaaaCCAAACAAGTCAGCCTATAGCACAATTAGTACCGATTGGAATACATGCAATTTGCTGAAATATAAATCCATCGGACTCAACAAATGTGTTATTTATAAGAAAGTCCAGCATCTTTATAATATCATTTTCGATGAATGTGTTGTATATGCTGGTTTGAAGCATTCGATGTATGAATATCTCGATGGTTATGGAAATGTCtactaatgaaataaaaatgatttttacatTATGAGGAAAGAAAATCACTTTATAATGGTTGACATGGTATTACAACCCTCCTTTCCAAGATTTGTTGAAAACTCCTCACCTGTTTTCAACATGATGGACGGCccttctgaaaataaaatatcttataaactttataagatatcttataaactatatattaagatatcttataaactatataagatatcttataaactatataagatatcttataaactatataagctatcttataaactatataagctATCTTATaagttatataagatatcttaaaaactttataagatattttatataaactatatattaagatatctataatactaaaataacgaggcccaatttgtcagccgtcatcgggtaaaaacgtcaaatcaaagaattcaactttattataGTTAATATAGGAAAATGGccttgattaaaaattacaccactccagacccttttattTTCCCAATCAATtgaattaatattgccaataattaacaagttccgggtcgaatccgataccgataccaatagtatattcacatgtcacctatatatatatatattgataccttAGCTTatatgtacgttccgcatctgacaggcgcaccaccaaacagtgtatttaggTTTTGCTtcatacacgggtcataatcacagggatGGTTTTACTAAATTCTATCATCGTCACATTGTTTCTTATTGTAGTATTAATCAGTATGGCTTTAAAAGATGACAATAAGACTATTTAAATgtagacttaaaataaggcgtataggtacagtttccaATTCGTTAGCCGGCATGGCACAAAATAGAGAAACaaagaatttaactttatttataaataatattggacaatgctgttgataaaaaaaaatactccattccaggcacTATTggttttcaaataattaatattaccaataattgataagttccaggtcgaaggtttcaaacagaaatattttgaaagtagagaaaactgtgcatcttataatcagcatgactttatcagatggcAATTCAATACTTAATATCCAGGCTGAAATAAAGCTTACACATGGTTATATACTTTTAATTCAGTCAGGGACCAGCGACTTCACGGGTGTCTTCTagtcttatataatatataagatattttgtataatatataagatatctcatataatacatatataatatatgagatatcttatacaaTATCTTATATACTTTGTAAGATATCTTCTTAAGTTTATATAGAATTACACAGTAGTACATGTACCTAACGAGAGGTATTgcgcctgatattcatatgatgaagacataatctttcaatcagtttaattgaagtccggagctggcatgtcagttaactgctagactagtagtctgttgttatttatgtattattatcattttatttattttcttttgttacatcttttgacatcggactcggacttctcttgcactgaattggctagaggtatagggggagggttgagatctcataaacatgtttaaccccgccgcaattttgcgcctctcccaagtcaggattctctggcctttgtaagttttgtatgatttttaattttagtttcttgtgtataattccgAGTTTAGTATGAAGTACATTatcaatgtactagtatacatattttttaggggccagttgaaggacacctacgggtgcgggaattgacacattccccatttcctttctcaatttaacATATACAAATTGTAAGATGTGGCacgattgccattgagacaactgtccacaagattcaaatgaagtggatgtaagtaattataggcaactcTATGTCCCTCGAACTGGGCTTCACCTTCTACATACGTCCATGCAAGCCactgtcaacaatgagcaaaactcaatCTGTATATACTATAGTAAGCGACTATTATATAAAGGTCcgacatttttgaaaatattacccagaatgcattagattctgaaacggcgaattggaATATGTATTTGgtgcattttatttttagaataaaaaaaatgcataacatGCCATGATTCATGTTTAATTTTGCCATAGGTAAGTCTTATATTTTCTTGATCTTCCAACTTGATACCCTTTGCTTAGCTGCTCTCTTTTGTGGGTGTAGGGTTATTTACCAAAATTTGGCCTACCTGTAGTAATTTCTGTTACCTTACACATGATTCCAAATTTATTGATATTTGgtgaaaaatgtaaacaaaaaaataaatatagttataggaagatgtggtatgagtgccaatgagacaactctccatccatgtcacaatttgtaaaagttaaccattataggtcaaggtatggtcttcaacagGGAACCTTGGATCACACCAAACAGCCAGCTTTAAAGGACCcaaaaatacataatacatgtattttaaataattttaaaattttgaggttttgttaatctaaaatctaaaataaacttatCCAACAAGTGTTGTAATAGTCAgaaaataaatacattaaaagAACTGTAAGCAAAGCTTGTAAAAAGACACCCAAGCTTTGGTCATGgtgattaaaatcaaaatagGATATGCACAACATCATTATTAGTTCAGGAGGAGAGGGTGTTTAAATGTGAACTGTGCAGCCATATTGTTTTCTGAAAGAAACAggtgaaacatataaaaaaaattagaggTGCACAGAAGTCATTTTACTACATGAGTGtaataaattttcaataaatagtAATAAGGAGATACAAGGAATTACAGATTCAAATTGGAATGCTTTAGCAAAATCCATTCTTTAATAGGGGAAAAACACTCCCTCCCCCCCTCAATATactgaacaaaaaacaaaataggaaGTCCATAATAGCTTTGTGTGGTTAAATGGTTGCAAGAACATTGTAATGAGGGATTTAGAAGGAGTGTAGGAAATAAAAAAGGTATATCCTTCAAATAAAGCCATGTCAATGTCTACATTCTGAGAAAAAGCAAAATAGATGGAAGATGATAGCATTATATGAATTGTGAAAAAGATTCAATGATTTGTAATGATTGATAAGAAGAGTTCTGAACAAAATAAGTCATTTAATAAAAGTAGAGGTAAAATCCTGTAAGTGCACATAAGCATTCCATGGCTTAGATTACCAGTTGTTAAAATAATGGGATAAACGTGTTTAAAAGTTGTGAATACAACATATGTACTTCTCATATCAAGCAATGGTAAAATCCAACAAGAGttcaaaaactgaaatatttcgacttttttatgccccacctacgatagaagaggggcgtTATGTTTTCCGGTCtgtgtccgtccgttcgttattccgtccatctgtcccgcttcaggttaaagtttttgatcgaggtagtttttgatgaatttgaagtccaatctacttgaatcttagtacacatgttccctatgatatgatctttctaattttgatgtcaaattacagatttttccacattttcacggtccattgaacagaGAAAACGCTAGTTCaaatgaggcatccgtgtactttggaaaCTTTCTTGTTTATTATCAATGTTCAAACCAAGGGTTTGAACATtgatagtattaaaaaaaaatccgataaaaaacgttgattGTAAATGATATCAAACTCCAAAGACATATATTTTAGGACTAGGAATCGACTATGGGTTATtggctttgcacattgttgaaggccatacagtgaccaatagttgataatt from Mytilus galloprovincialis chromosome 5, xbMytGall1.hap1.1, whole genome shotgun sequence includes these protein-coding regions:
- the LOC143076638 gene encoding uncharacterized protein LOC143076638; the protein is MNVRPIVFIVVVVCCTVAGWIIGHHTLIRVNNENGQSENGQVTEKTSSVEQKKMLKQGDNSIQNQTSTIMGGNLNENQISTLKGGNLNQNQQISVKQNKKSSGNNGNSLMNTVVNNDKIINSIKNSEGRKTNKKPFFISAVKAKLQPNAKNIQQAIRKAKPVVTDVNVNNGLKVYSHNGNDWTPDNGICQTKDHFIKASLINSWGNTPIYIHSPLDDKWVSGDLMKSGHWEGELVNLVSRLLQQDNDLQFVDLGANIGVFALSIAKLGRSVIAVEPLSINLQRLCKSVESGVSSDGKPFSDKITIIHNALSDTREKVELGKDFQNVGGTYVLKDSNERKVQGSTITGKYKDVVMTAKLDDILQLPNFDFKKVILKIDVEGYETKVFNGGNKFFDTVDVKAVLMEWRWHEGAQDLQQLLDFFLKRNYKAYNPKANPLIQLKPENAQRWPGDVLWKK